The following are from one region of the Scylla paramamosain isolate STU-SP2022 chromosome 23, ASM3559412v1, whole genome shotgun sequence genome:
- the LOC135111933 gene encoding probable inactive serine/threonine-protein kinase slob2: MRLLRSSEASVGRCLWLPQLGAANTRHREPTHHHSKRKRTWHDVTHTFIESHTCIAKKTTAAATAPSQHTWAWPPPPPPPHKTIAGAIIPSQHTQARLPPLPPLPPPPSPTPPSQAWVWSHSCIQHTSKVDPHVPGNINPLS; encoded by the coding sequence ATGCGGCTGCTCAGATCCAGCGAAGCAAGTGTGGGGCGATGCTTGTGGCTGCCACAACTTGGCGCAGCAAACACCAGACACAGGGAGCCGACACACCACCactcaaaaaggaaaagaacgtgGCATGATgttacacacacatttattgaaagtCACACCTGCATTGCCAAAAAAACAACTGCTGCAGCCACTGCTCCCTCACAGCACACCTGGGCAtggccgccaccgccaccaccaccacacaaaacaaTTGCTGGGGCCATTAttccctcacagcacacacaggcacggttgccaccactgccgccactgccaccaccaccatcaccaacaccaccatcacaggcATGGGTGTGGTCCCACTCATGCATACAACACACCTCAAAAGTGGACCCTCATGTGCCTGGCAATATCAACCCCttgtcttga